A genomic window from Brevibacillus agri includes:
- a CDS encoding MBL fold metallo-hydrolase: protein MHIQLVRHATLKVTYGGRTFLIDPMFSAAGELSAVPNTPNQRANPLVELPFSTEEVLDGVEAVLVTHTHRDHLDEKALRLLPADLPVFCQPPDADMLHQEGFSHVNAIESEQEWQGIRLYRTGGRHGTGEIGKQMGPVSGFVLQAPGVPTLYVAGDTVWCAEVEEAIGRFAPDVIVVFAGAAQFLAGDPITMTGEDIALVAAAAPDSHLFVAHMETWNHCLLSRAELHKFLAKRKLQDRVRIPADGERIAYPAPR, encoded by the coding sequence ATGCACATCCAACTTGTTCGACATGCTACGCTCAAAGTGACCTACGGCGGCCGCACGTTTTTGATCGACCCGATGTTCAGCGCGGCGGGGGAGCTGTCTGCTGTGCCAAATACGCCGAATCAGCGAGCGAATCCGCTGGTGGAGCTGCCTTTTTCCACGGAAGAAGTGCTGGATGGTGTGGAGGCGGTTTTGGTGACGCATACGCACAGAGATCATCTGGACGAAAAAGCACTCCGCTTGCTGCCCGCCGACCTGCCTGTTTTTTGCCAGCCGCCGGATGCGGACATGCTGCACCAGGAGGGCTTTTCCCATGTAAACGCGATCGAAAGCGAGCAGGAATGGCAAGGAATTCGCCTCTACCGCACAGGCGGAAGGCACGGGACAGGCGAGATCGGGAAACAGATGGGGCCAGTGTCCGGCTTTGTGTTGCAGGCACCTGGCGTGCCGACGCTGTACGTGGCAGGGGATACGGTCTGGTGTGCCGAGGTGGAGGAGGCCATCGGGCGGTTTGCTCCCGACGTGATTGTCGTGTTTGCCGGAGCGGCCCAGTTTTTGGCAGGTGATCCGATCACCATGACGGGGGAGGACATCGCTCTTGTAGCGGCCGCCGCACCGGACAGCCACCTGTTCGTTGCGCACATGGAGACGTGGAATCACTGCCTGTTGTCACGCGCCGAGCTGCATAAGTTTTTGGCGAAAAGAAAGCTTCAGGACCGCGTGCGGATACCCGCAGATGGAGAGAGAATCGCCTACCCTGCTCCCCGGTAA
- a CDS encoding Lrp/AsnC family transcriptional regulator, with translation MLDQTDHAILALLRQNSRLLWKDIGEQVHLSGQAVGNRIRRLEEQGVIIGYTTIVDEAKLTPSLTAMVTMFMKTTDHSSFARFVASRSEVIEAHRISGDGCYTLKINVADHTALNRFLDDLLPFGNYRVNLSIGQLK, from the coding sequence ATGCTCGACCAAACCGACCATGCCATTCTGGCTTTGCTGCGTCAAAACAGCCGTCTTTTATGGAAAGACATCGGCGAGCAGGTCCATCTGAGCGGGCAAGCCGTCGGCAACCGGATCAGAAGACTGGAGGAGCAAGGCGTCATTATCGGCTACACGACCATCGTCGACGAGGCCAAGCTGACTCCTTCGCTCACCGCGATGGTCACGATGTTCATGAAGACGACCGACCATTCGAGCTTTGCCCGCTTCGTCGCAAGCCGCAGCGAAGTCATCGAAGCTCATCGCATTAGCGGGGACGGCTGCTACACGCTGAAAATCAACGTCGCGGACCACACCGCCTTAAACCGCTTTTTGGACGACCTCCTGCCCTTTGGCAACTACCGCGTCAACCTGTCTATCGGCCAACTCAAATAG
- a CDS encoding IS3 family transposase (programmed frameshift) gives MPPRKGQKQQQYDEATKSEAVRLRVEEHWSYPMIMEKLGIKSKTQIREWVQKRQNGETFEDYRGRWIKKYFSSLEEENNYLKAQVELPKKAQSKSTRGGKLDKQTRFRTIEEMSRKYAVVMLCEIAEVSRAGYYKWKATEKVRKVRVEQDADLKEHILAIHRIRPYFGYKRMRTALRKEGLQVNTKKVRRLMRELGIRSVIRKKRPFAGRKPSIVFNNVLNRQFAADEARKKYVTDITYIRVVDDFIYLSVVLDLYNNETVAWEVSERNDLDLVLSTVKQLGNGDAILHSDQGFQYTTKTYANLLQEQGLTGSHSRRGNCFDNACVESFFSHLKTEKLYLEKPRDIAHARKLIAEYIEFYNTERFQKKLGDLSPVQYRESIAA, from the exons ATGCCGCCACGTAAAGGGCAAAAACAGCAGCAATATGACGAAGCAACGAAGAGCGAAGCAGTACGTTTGCGGGTTGAGGAGCATTGGAGCTACCCAATGATAATGGAGAAATTAGGCATTAAAAGTAAGACGCAGATTCGGGAGTGGGTACAGAAACGGCAAAACGGTGAAACGTTTGAAGACTATAGAGGGCGATGGATCAAGAAGTATTTCAGCAGTCTAGAGGAAGAGAACAACTACTTGAAAGCGCAGGTCGAAT TACCTAAAAAAGCTCAATCCAAATCTACACGGGGAGGGAAGTTGGATAAGCAAACCCGGTTTAGGACGATCGAAGAAATGAGTCGCAAGTACGCTGTGGTCATGCTATGCGAAATAGCGGAGGTCTCCCGGGCGGGCTACTACAAGTGGAAGGCGACGGAGAAGGTTCGTAAGGTACGTGTGGAGCAGGATGCCGACCTAAAGGAACATATACTGGCAATTCACCGCATTCGCCCATACTTTGGGTATAAACGAATGCGCACGGCTCTACGCAAAGAGGGACTACAAGTAAATACGAAGAAAGTTCGCCGACTGATGCGAGAATTGGGCATCCGCTCAGTGATCCGCAAAAAGCGTCCATTTGCCGGCCGCAAGCCCTCCATCGTGTTCAACAATGTCCTTAATCGCCAGTTCGCTGCGGACGAGGCTAGAAAGAAATATGTAACCGATATTACCTATATTCGAGTCGTCGATGACTTCATTTATCTGTCCGTGGTCCTGGATCTGTATAATAACGAAACGGTTGCTTGGGAAGTGTCGGAGAGAAACGATCTTGATCTTGTGCTGTCTACGGTGAAGCAACTGGGTAATGGAGATGCGATCCTGCACTCCGACCAAGGATTCCAGTACACTACCAAGACATACGCAAATCTGTTGCAAGAACAAGGGCTAACCGGAAGCCATTCCAGACGGGGGAACTGCTTCGACAACGCTTGTGTTGAATCGTTTTTTTCACACCTGAAGACGGAAAAGTTGTATCTGGAGAAACCAAGAGATATAGCTCACGCTCGCAAACTGATCGCTGAATACATCGAATTCTACAATACAGAACGGTTCCAGAAAAAACTCGGCGACCTCTCCCCAGTCCAATACCGGGAATCGATCGCCGCTTAA
- a CDS encoding cupin domain-containing protein: protein MVKISKHNAEHYIWGDHCDGWHLVKGTELSVIFERMPGETAEVRHYHERSRQFFFVLSGQAVLEVEGVRHEIGPQEGVEVPPGARHQMKNESGEDVEFLVISQPTTRGDRIQVE from the coding sequence ATGGTGAAAATCAGCAAGCATAATGCGGAGCACTACATATGGGGCGACCACTGCGACGGCTGGCATCTGGTCAAGGGGACGGAGCTGAGCGTCATTTTTGAGCGGATGCCGGGAGAAACGGCTGAGGTGCGCCACTACCACGAGCGCTCCCGCCAATTTTTCTTTGTGCTCTCTGGACAGGCTGTTCTGGAGGTGGAGGGCGTTCGCCACGAGATCGGCCCGCAGGAAGGAGTAGAAGTGCCGCCGGGAGCACGGCATCAGATGAAAAACGAGAGCGGCGAAGACGTGGAGTTTCTCGTCATTTCGCAACCGACCACGCGGGGAGATCGCATCCAGGTGGAGTAG
- a CDS encoding cation:proton antiporter: protein MLIFQLAVILIASKIAGDISVRLGQPSVLGKLLIGIVLGPTVLGLVTDTEILKEISQIGVILLMFIAGLETDIDEFKRTAKSSTSVGVAGIIAPLALGYVAGITMGLSLFEALFLGLLLSATSVSISVQTLKELGKLKSREGATIMGAAVIDDVLVILALAFLMSFAGGDVNLGLVIAKKLAFFAIVILLSWKVVPWVLRKFAPLQVSESVISAALIICFLFAYFAEYTGVAAIIGSYIAGVAISLTGYKQEITHKVETISYAVFVPVFFTSIGVTAQFSGIVENLWLIAMLSVIAIVSKLVGGAIGAKLTGFPWKNSLAIGAAMISRGEVALIIAAIGLENNLLSDDMFAVLIVVVLVTTIVTPPMMKWLFADKNTQEEQLLMKKNA, encoded by the coding sequence ATGCTTATTTTTCAACTGGCTGTCATCCTGATCGCCTCCAAAATCGCCGGAGACATCAGCGTGCGCCTCGGACAGCCGTCCGTTTTGGGGAAACTGCTGATCGGGATCGTGCTCGGCCCAACCGTGCTCGGGCTGGTGACCGACACGGAAATTTTGAAAGAAATCAGCCAGATCGGCGTCATCCTGCTCATGTTCATCGCCGGACTGGAAACCGATATCGACGAGTTCAAGCGCACCGCGAAGTCCTCCACCAGCGTTGGCGTGGCCGGCATCATCGCGCCTTTGGCACTCGGCTACGTCGCCGGGATTACGATGGGGCTTTCTTTGTTTGAGGCTCTCTTTTTGGGACTGTTGCTCTCGGCCACCAGCGTAAGCATCTCTGTACAGACGCTGAAAGAGTTGGGCAAGCTAAAATCGAGAGAGGGCGCAACTATCATGGGGGCTGCCGTCATTGACGACGTGCTCGTCATTTTGGCGCTGGCGTTTTTGATGAGCTTCGCTGGCGGCGATGTGAACCTCGGCCTGGTCATTGCGAAAAAGCTCGCGTTTTTCGCAATCGTGATCTTGCTGTCCTGGAAAGTCGTCCCGTGGGTGTTGCGTAAATTCGCGCCGCTGCAAGTCAGCGAGTCCGTGATCTCCGCAGCCCTGATTATTTGCTTCCTGTTCGCTTACTTTGCCGAGTACACGGGCGTTGCCGCCATTATCGGCTCCTATATTGCGGGTGTCGCGATCAGCCTCACCGGCTACAAGCAAGAAATCACCCACAAGGTAGAAACGATCAGCTACGCCGTCTTTGTGCCCGTCTTCTTCACCTCGATCGGCGTCACCGCCCAATTTTCCGGGATCGTGGAAAATCTGTGGCTGATTGCGATGTTGAGCGTGATCGCCATTGTTTCCAAGCTGGTCGGCGGTGCCATCGGCGCAAAACTCACCGGCTTCCCTTGGAAAAATTCGCTCGCCATCGGCGCTGCCATGATATCGCGTGGCGAAGTGGCGCTGATTATCGCGGCGATTGGTTTGGAAAACAACCTGCTGTCTGACGACATGTTTGCCGTCCTGATTGTCGTGGTTCTGGTGACGACGATTGTCACCCCGCCGATGATGAAATGGCTGTTCGCGGACAAAAACACGCAGGAAGAGCAACTTTTGATGAAAAAGAACGCATAG
- a CDS encoding glycerate kinase: MKVVVAPDSFKGSLTAKQVSEAIRAGIRRADPHADIVAKPMADGGEGTLQCLVDATDGKIMTATVKDPLGRPVAAEFGILGDGVTCVIELAASSGLYLISKAERNPLRTTTYGFGQLIVAGLDLGCRRFILGLGGSATNDGGAGMLQALGYRLLDQADQPLPFGGGELSRLSRIDCSQKDKRLAECQFVIACDVTNPFVGPNGASHVFGPQKGATPEMALALDEHLRHFADVMEKSRGIAIHDLPGTGAAGGVAGALLAFLGGELRAGIQIVMETTRLACAMQGADLVITGEGQVDVQTAQGKTPCGVAQLAQQFGIPVIVLAGSIGEGIEALYEKGVTAVVSIANRPMTLDESMRDSAALLEQAAEQVMRIWASRSGS, encoded by the coding sequence ATGAAAGTCGTCGTAGCGCCGGACTCTTTCAAAGGAAGCCTCACTGCCAAGCAAGTCAGCGAAGCGATTCGCGCAGGCATACGTCGCGCCGATCCGCACGCCGATATCGTCGCCAAACCGATGGCAGACGGCGGAGAAGGTACGCTGCAATGCCTTGTCGACGCGACTGATGGGAAAATCATGACGGCCACCGTCAAAGACCCGCTCGGCCGACCTGTTGCCGCCGAGTTCGGCATTCTCGGCGACGGCGTTACCTGCGTGATCGAGCTGGCTGCCTCTTCCGGCCTGTATCTCATCTCCAAAGCGGAGCGCAACCCGCTTCGCACCACTACCTACGGCTTCGGGCAACTGATCGTAGCTGGCCTCGACCTGGGCTGCCGCCGCTTTATTCTCGGCCTCGGCGGCAGCGCTACGAACGATGGCGGCGCGGGCATGCTGCAAGCTTTGGGCTACAGGCTGCTCGACCAGGCCGATCAGCCCTTGCCCTTTGGCGGGGGAGAGCTTTCCCGCCTGAGCCGCATTGATTGCAGCCAAAAAGACAAGCGGCTCGCTGAATGTCAGTTTGTCATCGCCTGCGACGTCACCAACCCGTTTGTCGGTCCAAACGGCGCTTCCCACGTATTCGGCCCGCAAAAAGGGGCCACCCCGGAAATGGCGCTCGCGCTGGACGAGCATTTGCGCCATTTTGCAGACGTGATGGAGAAAAGCCGGGGAATCGCCATTCACGATCTGCCGGGAACAGGCGCTGCGGGCGGTGTGGCAGGGGCGCTTCTCGCCTTTCTCGGCGGCGAGCTGCGGGCGGGGATTCAGATTGTCATGGAGACAACCCGCCTCGCTTGCGCCATGCAGGGCGCCGATCTCGTCATCACCGGAGAAGGCCAGGTGGACGTGCAAACCGCCCAAGGAAAAACTCCGTGCGGCGTAGCCCAGCTCGCGCAGCAATTCGGCATCCCCGTCATCGTGCTGGCGGGTTCCATCGGCGAAGGGATCGAAGCGTTGTATGAAAAAGGCGTCACCGCCGTCGTCAGCATCGCCAATCGGCCGATGACGCTGGATGAGTCCATGCGGGACAGCGCGGCGCTTCTGGAGCAGGCGGCTGAGCAGGTTATGCGGATTTGGGCTAGTCGGAGCGGTTCATGA
- the rpmG gene encoding 50S ribosomal protein L33, which yields MRVNITLQCTETGDRNYITTKNKRTNPERLELKKYSPRLKRHTLHRETK from the coding sequence ATGCGCGTCAACATTACGCTGCAATGCACCGAAACAGGAGATCGCAACTACATCACGACCAAAAACAAGCGAACCAATCCGGAGCGGCTGGAGCTGAAAAAGTATTCGCCCCGCCTGAAGCGCCATACATTGCATCGGGAAACGAAGTAG
- a CDS encoding GTP-binding protein, with product MTDKRIPVTVLSGYLGAGKTTLLNHVLNNREGMRVAVIVNDLSEVNVDGTLVAQGGGVSRVDEKVVEMSNGCICCTLREDLLTEVERLAREGRYDYILIESTGIGEPVPVAQTFTYVDEENGINLSALTRLDTMVTVVDVYRFWHDFSSGESLLDRDQAVGEDDTREVVDLLIDQIEFCDVLILNKCDRVDPEELEQLEAVLRKLQPKARFIRAVRGQVDPHEILNTGLFDFETASQSAGWIAELQKEEHTPETDEYGISSFVYRARRPFHPERFGEWLSAWPEDVVRAKGFFWLATRNDLAMTLSQAGPSIEVGTAGFWAAALPAEERQALLAEEPDLQRAWDPEHGDRMTELVFIGIGLDREAVTEQLDACLLTDEEYRSDWAKLPDPLPTSSTVVEMQV from the coding sequence ATGACCGATAAAAGAATCCCGGTAACCGTCCTGAGCGGCTATCTGGGGGCAGGAAAAACAACATTGCTCAATCACGTCTTGAACAATCGGGAAGGCATGCGCGTCGCCGTCATCGTCAACGACCTCAGCGAAGTGAATGTGGATGGCACATTGGTAGCGCAAGGAGGGGGCGTTTCCCGCGTAGACGAGAAGGTCGTGGAAATGTCGAACGGCTGCATCTGCTGTACGCTGCGCGAGGATTTGCTGACAGAAGTGGAGCGGCTGGCGCGCGAAGGACGGTATGACTACATACTGATCGAATCGACGGGGATCGGCGAGCCTGTTCCTGTCGCCCAGACCTTTACGTATGTCGACGAGGAAAACGGCATCAACCTGTCTGCCTTGACCCGGCTGGACACGATGGTGACGGTCGTAGATGTGTACCGTTTCTGGCATGACTTTTCCTCGGGAGAAAGTCTTCTGGACAGGGATCAGGCAGTGGGGGAGGACGATACTCGGGAAGTGGTCGACCTGTTGATCGATCAGATCGAGTTTTGCGACGTCCTCATTTTGAATAAATGCGACCGGGTAGACCCGGAAGAGCTGGAGCAACTGGAGGCAGTGCTGCGCAAATTGCAGCCAAAGGCCCGCTTTATTCGGGCGGTGCGTGGACAGGTGGACCCGCATGAGATTTTGAATACGGGACTGTTTGATTTTGAAACGGCCAGCCAGTCGGCAGGATGGATCGCCGAGCTGCAAAAAGAAGAGCATACGCCAGAGACGGACGAGTACGGCATTTCTTCCTTCGTCTATCGTGCGCGCAGGCCGTTTCACCCCGAGCGGTTTGGCGAGTGGCTGTCGGCCTGGCCGGAGGATGTCGTGCGGGCCAAAGGCTTTTTCTGGCTGGCGACGCGCAACGATCTGGCTATGACGCTCAGCCAGGCAGGGCCTTCGATCGAGGTCGGTACGGCAGGCTTTTGGGCGGCTGCGCTGCCTGCCGAGGAAAGGCAAGCGCTGTTGGCGGAAGAACCAGATTTGCAGCGCGCCTGGGACCCGGAGCACGGGGACAGGATGACAGAGCTTGTGTTCATCGGCATCGGCCTGGACCGGGAAGCGGTGACAGAGCAGTTGGATGCTTGTCTCTTGACGGATGAGGAGTACCGTTCGGACTGGGCCAAGCTGCCTGACCCGCTACCCACTTCCAGCACCGTCGTAGAGATGCAAGTGTAA
- a CDS encoding DUF3800 domain-containing protein, which yields MTLYGFYTDESGNNGFNDMRNQPVLCYAGILVPIHYQVHLHHEVQKIKDNLEKDIKATIHGIPAEQFPHIDFFKKFEIHGKAFIDGENFYYNLSDRQRFKVVEELLSLVKASEVKVVAALVNKQLYQTQTRETNHNRMHIVSVK from the coding sequence GTGACTTTATACGGATTTTACACAGATGAATCAGGAAACAACGGCTTCAATGATATGAGAAATCAACCCGTTCTCTGCTACGCGGGCATCCTGGTCCCCATCCATTACCAGGTGCATTTGCATCATGAGGTCCAGAAAATCAAAGACAATCTGGAAAAAGATATAAAGGCCACCATTCACGGCATACCCGCTGAGCAGTTTCCACATATCGACTTTTTTAAAAAGTTTGAAATCCACGGAAAGGCGTTTATTGACGGTGAAAATTTCTACTATAACTTATCGGATCGCCAACGCTTCAAAGTGGTGGAAGAGTTGTTGTCTTTAGTGAAGGCTTCAGAAGTAAAGGTAGTGGCTGCTCTAGTCAACAAACAGCTTTACCAGACCCAGACACGTGAAACCAACCATAACCGTATGCATATCGTAAGCGTCAAATAG
- the tnpC gene encoding IS66 family transposase produces the protein MKKTSETPHITMEHLQDRCLELEQQNAELMAKLKWYEEQFRLAQQKRFGASSEKTHPDQLELNLFNEAEMLATPAAQEPDVETVTYSRKKSAGRKSKLDQFPVETVLYELPKTEQVCACCGGPLHEMSTETRNEITVIPAEVKVVRHVRQVYACRRCEREEIRTPIVTAPMPEPVYPGSLSSPSSMAYVMTQKYVDSQPLYRQEQQFARMGLTISRQTLANWMIYGAEQWLSLLTDRMREHLLNQDILHADETTLQVLREPGRSAETQSYLWLYRTGRMGPPIVLYDYRTTRGGEHPRNFLTGFGGYLHVDGYAGYHKVKDVTLVGCWAHARRKFDEALKALPASQDKNETAAQQGLQFCNQLFAIERELKDVTPEERYTVRMERSKPILDAYLAWLRQQRPRTLPKSLLGQAIAYSLNQWDKLTAFLQDGRLEIDNNRSERSMKPFVIGRKNWLFANTPRGAKASAIIYSVIETAKENGLNPFKYLTYLFEQLPQLPDLKNPETLDSLLPWSPWLPLTCNVFNS, from the coding sequence ATGAAAAAAACAAGTGAAACGCCCCACATTACAATGGAACATCTGCAGGACCGTTGCCTCGAACTGGAGCAGCAAAACGCCGAGCTCATGGCCAAACTCAAATGGTACGAGGAGCAGTTCCGACTGGCCCAGCAAAAACGTTTCGGTGCCTCCAGCGAGAAGACGCATCCGGATCAACTGGAGCTGAACCTGTTCAACGAAGCCGAGATGCTGGCGACTCCTGCCGCTCAGGAACCGGATGTAGAAACGGTTACGTACAGCCGTAAAAAGTCTGCTGGCCGCAAATCCAAGCTGGACCAGTTCCCCGTGGAAACGGTCCTCTATGAACTGCCGAAAACGGAGCAAGTTTGCGCATGCTGCGGAGGTCCTCTCCACGAGATGAGTACCGAGACCCGTAACGAAATCACGGTCATCCCGGCAGAAGTGAAAGTCGTGCGTCATGTTCGCCAGGTGTATGCTTGCCGCCGCTGTGAACGAGAGGAAATTCGCACACCCATCGTCACGGCTCCGATGCCAGAGCCTGTCTACCCCGGAAGCCTCTCTTCTCCTTCGAGTATGGCGTATGTCATGACGCAGAAGTACGTGGACAGCCAACCGTTGTACAGACAGGAGCAACAGTTTGCCCGCATGGGTCTGACGATCTCGCGGCAGACGCTGGCGAATTGGATGATCTACGGGGCAGAGCAGTGGCTCTCCCTGCTGACAGACCGCATGCGGGAGCATCTGCTGAACCAGGATATTCTGCACGCCGACGAAACGACGCTGCAGGTATTGCGCGAGCCTGGCCGATCCGCAGAGACGCAGTCCTATTTGTGGTTGTACCGGACAGGCCGCATGGGTCCGCCCATCGTGCTCTACGATTACCGGACAACGCGCGGCGGTGAGCATCCCCGGAACTTTCTGACGGGGTTTGGCGGCTATCTTCACGTGGACGGCTATGCCGGTTACCACAAGGTGAAGGATGTCACCCTCGTTGGATGCTGGGCACATGCGCGTCGCAAGTTTGACGAGGCGTTGAAGGCGCTGCCCGCCTCCCAAGACAAAAACGAAACAGCAGCTCAGCAAGGGCTTCAGTTCTGCAACCAGCTCTTTGCCATTGAACGGGAACTGAAGGACGTGACACCAGAGGAACGCTATACCGTCCGAATGGAGCGAAGCAAGCCCATTTTGGACGCTTATTTGGCATGGTTGCGTCAGCAACGCCCCCGAACGCTTCCCAAAAGTCTGCTGGGGCAGGCGATTGCCTACAGCCTGAATCAGTGGGACAAGCTGACGGCGTTTTTGCAGGATGGGCGGCTCGAGATTGACAACAACCGCAGCGAGCGGTCGATGAAGCCGTTTGTGATCGGACGAAAGAATTGGCTGTTCGCCAATACGCCTCGCGGTGCAAAGGCGAGCGCAATCATCTACAGTGTCATCGAAACAGCAAAGGAGAATGGACTGAACCCGTTCAAGTACTTGACGTACCTATTCGAACAACTCCCACAGCTTCCCGATCTGAAAAATCCAGAAACCCTGGATAGTTTGCTGCCTTGGTCGCCGTGGTTACCGCTAACTTGCAACGTGTTCAACTCTTGA
- the tnpB gene encoding IS66 family insertion sequence element accessory protein TnpB (TnpB, as the term is used for proteins encoded by IS66 family insertion elements, is considered an accessory protein, since TnpC, encoded by a neighboring gene, is a DDE family transposase.), with amino-acid sequence MLSEIQADRVYLACGSTDMRKSIDGLAVLVKEGFHLDPFSSALFVFCNRQRDKLKILYWEHNGFWLYYRRLERGKFRWPTDASAAPMKMTRRELRWLLDGLSLEQHQEHPEVTARTVI; translated from the coding sequence ATGTTAAGCGAGATTCAGGCAGATCGGGTGTACCTCGCTTGCGGCAGCACGGATATGCGCAAGTCCATTGACGGACTCGCTGTCCTGGTCAAGGAGGGATTTCATCTCGATCCGTTTTCATCTGCGCTGTTTGTCTTTTGCAACAGACAGCGAGACAAACTGAAAATCCTTTATTGGGAGCATAACGGATTCTGGCTCTACTACCGTCGGTTGGAGCGTGGCAAGTTCCGCTGGCCGACAGATGCGAGCGCTGCGCCGATGAAAATGACCCGACGTGAGCTGCGCTGGCTGCTCGATGGGTTGTCACTTGAACAACACCAAGAACATCCGGAGGTGACGGCCCGCACAGTCATTTGA
- the tnpA gene encoding IS66 family insertion sequence element accessory protein TnpA: MTQAELREVWSTRINDYRASGERVATWCERHQVTPRQLWYWMRKLKGEDEPKQATNKPQWVPLQVKESTSDTASPLLVKVGSASIEIRSGFDPSLLADVVKVLKTLC; encoded by the coding sequence ATGACGCAAGCGGAGCTTCGAGAGGTATGGAGCACCCGAATCAATGACTACCGGGCTAGTGGAGAGCGCGTCGCGACCTGGTGCGAACGTCATCAGGTTACGCCGCGCCAGCTTTGGTATTGGATGCGGAAATTGAAAGGGGAAGATGAGCCAAAACAAGCAACCAACAAACCGCAGTGGGTTCCCCTTCAAGTGAAAGAATCGACATCCGACACAGCATCGCCCTTGCTTGTGAAAGTTGGTTCGGCAAGCATTGAGATCAGATCCGGCTTTGATCCATCCCTGCTTGCGGATGTGGTCAAGGTGTTGAAAACCTTATGTTAA
- a CDS encoding IS110 family transposase has protein sequence MKQKQNQRITRITEKTLVVGADIAKKIHVARAVDFRGIELGKECVFHNDQEGLTKLAAWMKELGRIHEKTDIVFGIEPTGHYWFPLAAFLKEQDIRGVVVNPHHVNKSKELEDNSQTKSDYKDAKVIADLIRSGKYSEPNLPTKEYAELRILMNFREKVMVSLNQVKARITNWFDRYFPEYPQVFKDWEGKASLMTMRQFPTPEEIVSIGARGVLTHWKTEIKRGVGIKRAEQLYAAATVSIGLTEGLTAARIELAALLQQYDLYCKQEESIMTEVLQILEKIPGTKQMLSIPGIGILTVAGFLAEVGDLNNYDHGQQIIRLAGLNLTENSSGKRKGKTGISKRGRSRLRGILFRCMLPMVAKNKEFKALHEYYTTRSQNPLKKKQSIIALCGKLVRVLYALGTKQKEYNANEVLGPIRQAQLQQSAA, from the coding sequence CTGAAACAGAAACAGAATCAACGGATTACACGAATTACCGAAAAAACACTGGTTGTTGGTGCGGACATCGCCAAAAAGATTCATGTAGCTCGAGCCGTGGATTTCCGAGGCATTGAGCTTGGGAAAGAATGTGTGTTCCACAACGATCAGGAGGGGCTAACGAAACTGGCTGCGTGGATGAAGGAGCTTGGCCGGATACATGAGAAAACCGACATCGTATTTGGCATCGAGCCTACCGGACACTACTGGTTCCCGTTAGCGGCATTTTTGAAGGAGCAAGACATCAGGGGCGTCGTCGTGAATCCGCACCATGTGAACAAGAGCAAAGAACTTGAGGACAACTCGCAGACCAAGAGCGACTACAAGGATGCGAAGGTCATTGCCGACCTGATTCGGAGCGGGAAATATTCAGAGCCCAATTTGCCGACCAAGGAATATGCAGAGCTACGCATTCTGATGAATTTTCGGGAGAAGGTCATGGTGAGCTTGAATCAAGTGAAAGCTCGGATTACAAACTGGTTTGACCGCTACTTTCCGGAGTATCCACAAGTGTTTAAGGACTGGGAAGGCAAGGCATCACTGATGACCATGCGCCAGTTTCCCACTCCAGAGGAGATTGTCTCGATAGGCGCCAGAGGCGTTCTCACACATTGGAAGACGGAAATCAAGCGTGGGGTGGGCATCAAGAGAGCGGAGCAGCTCTATGCTGCCGCTACGGTCTCTATCGGGCTTACCGAGGGGCTGACAGCTGCCCGAATCGAGCTTGCCGCCTTGCTGCAGCAGTACGATCTGTACTGCAAGCAAGAAGAAAGCATTATGACGGAAGTCCTGCAGATTCTGGAGAAGATCCCCGGAACGAAGCAAATGCTGAGCATCCCAGGGATTGGCATTCTGACCGTCGCCGGCTTCTTGGCGGAGGTTGGCGATCTGAACAACTACGACCATGGACAGCAGATCATCCGTCTGGCTGGGCTGAATCTGACGGAGAACAGCTCTGGAAAACGTAAGGGAAAGACCGGAATCAGCAAGCGGGGGCGCTCTCGCCTAAGAGGCATCTTGTTCCGCTGCATGCTGCCGATGGTAGCCAAAAACAAAGAGTTTAAAGCGCTCCACGAGTATTATACAACGCGTAGTCAAAATCCGCTCAAGAAGAAGCAATCGATTATCGCCTTATGTGGAAAACTGGTTCGCGTCCTCTATGCACTGGGGACAAAGCAGAAAGAGTATAACGCAAACGAAGTATTGGGGCCGATTCGACAAGCCCAGCTACAACAAAGTGCTGCATAA